The Usitatibacter rugosus genome segment CCGAAGCCCTCACGGTCGCCCGCCAGCAGGTGGAGAACGGCGCGCAGGTGATCGACGTGAACATGGACGAGGCGATGCTCGACTCGCAGGCGGCCATGGCGAAGTTCCTGAACCTCGTCCAGGCGGAACCGGACATCTGCCGCGTGCCGGTCATGATCGACAGCTCGAAGTGGAGCGTGATCGAGGCGGGGCTCAAGTGCGTGCAGGGCAAGTGCATCGTGAACTCGATCTCGATGAAGGAAGGCGAGGCGGAATTCATCAAGCACGCGACGCTCGCCCGGCGCTACGGCGCGGCGGTCATCGTGATGGCCTTCGACGAGAAGGGCCAGGCGGATACGCTCGAGCGCAAGATCTCCATCTGCCAGCGCAGCTACAAGCTCCTCACCGAGCAGGTCGGCATCCCGCCCGAAGACATCATCTTCGATGCGAACATCTTCGCGATCGCCACCGGCATCGAGGAACACAACCGCTACGCCATCGACTACCTCGAGGCGCTGGCGTGGATCCATCGTCACCTGCCGCACGCGAGCACCTCGGGCGGCGTCTCGAACCTCTCCTTCTCCTTCCGCGGCAACGAACCGGTGCGCGAAGCGATGCACACGGCGTTCCTCTATCACGCGGCCAAAGCCGGCATGACGATGGGCATCGTCAACGCGGGCCAGCTCGGCGTGTACGCGGAGATCCCGAAGGACCTGCTCGAGCACGTCGAGGACGTCCTCTTCGACCGCCGCAAGGATTCGACGGAGCGCCTGGTCGAATTCGCCGAGACCTTCAAGGGCCAGAAGAAGGACGCCGCCCAGGAGCTCGAGTGGCGCAGCGCTCCGGTGAAGGAGCGCCTGGTCCACTCGCTCGTGAAGGGCATCACGCAATACATCGTCGAGGACACGGAAGAGGCCCGCCAGCAATTCGAGCGCCCGATCCAGGTGATCGAGGGCCCGCTCATGGACGGCATGAACGTCGTGGGCGACCTCTTCGGCTCCGGGAAGATGTTCCTCCCGCAGGTCGTGAAGAGTGCCCGCGTGATGAAGCAGGCCGTCGCCCACCTCGTGCCTTTCATCGAGGAAGAGAAGAAGCGCCTAGGCACGGCCGATGCGAAGGCCAAGGGCAAGGTCGTGATGGCCACCGTCAAGGGCGACGTGCACGACATCGGCAAGAACATCGTGGGCGTCGTGCTCCAGTGCAACAACTACGAGGTCGTCGATCTCGGCGTCATGGTGCCGGCGCAGAAGATCCTCGACACCGCCATCGAGACCAACGCGGACATGATCGGGCTCTCGGGCCTCATCACGCCCTCGCTCGAGGAGATGGCCCACTTCGCCAAGGAGATGGAGCGCCTCGGGTTCAAGATGCCGCTGCTGATCGGCGGGGCCACCACGTCGCGCACGCACACGGCGGTGAAGATCGAGCCGCACTACTCCGGCCCCACGGTCTGGGTGCCGGACGCATCGCGAGCGGTTGGCGTGGCTTCGAGCCTGCTCTCCACCGAAGGCGGACGCGACGGCTACGTACAGTCGGTGCGCGACGATTACGTCAAAGTGCGCGAGGCCCACGCCAACAAGACGGGCCAGAAGTCCGTCGCGATCGCGGCCGCGCGTGCCAACGCCATCAAGATCGACTGGGCCGCGCACATGCCGCCCAAGCCGCGCAGCCTCGGCGTGATGGCGCTCAAGAACTACCCGCTAGAGAAGCTCGTGCCCTTCATCGACTGGGCGCCGTTCTTCCAGGCGTGGGACCTGGCCGGGAAGTATCCGGCGATCCTCAAGGACGAGGTCGTAGGAGAAGCCGCGAGCAACCTCCATCGCGACGGACTCGCGATGCTGGACCGCGTCGTGAAGGGCCGCTGGCTCACCGCGAGCGGCGTCTTCGGCCTGTGGCCCGCGAACGCCGTGGGTGACGACATCGAGGTCTATACCGACGAGACGCGCTCGCACACGCTGATGACGTGGCACAACCTGCGCCAGCAGAACGAGAAGCCTTCGGGCAACCCGAACCAGTGCCTCGCGGACTTCGTCGCCCCCAAGGACTCGGGCGTCGCGGACTACGTGGGCGGCTTCGCGGTCACCGCCGGCATCGGCATCGACGCGAAGGTGAAGGAGTTCGAGAAGAAGAACGACGACTACAGCGCGATCATGCTGAAGGCGATCGCCGACCGCCTCGCCGAAGCCTTCGCCGAGCACCTGCACCACCTCGTGCGCACCACGTTCTGGGGATATGCCGAAGGCGAGAACCTCCCGAACGAGGACCTCGTCGCCGAGAAGTACGCCGGCATCCGCCCCGCGCCCGGCTATCCCGCCTGCCCCGACCATACGGAGAAGGGCGAGCTCTTCCGCGTGCTCTCGGCGGAGAAGAACGCCGGCATGGAGCTCACGGACGCGTACGCCATGCTGCCCACGGCCGCGGTGGCCGGCTTCTACCTTTCGCATCCCGAGTCGCGCTATTTCGCGGTGGGGAAGATCGAGCGCGACCAGGTCGCCGACTACGCGCACCGCAAGGGCATGGACCTCTCGGCGATGGAACGCTGGCTCGCGCCGAACCTGAACTACTAGTGCGTCGCCTCCTGTTCCTGTTCGTCCTGGCACTCGCGGGACACGCGTTCGCCGACTGGACGCCCACTCGACCCGTGAAGCTCGTCGTACCGTTCGCGGCCGGCGGACAACCCGACGTCGTCGCGCGCACGCTCGCCGAACCGCTGTCGAAAGCGCTCGGCCAACCCGTCGTCGTGGAGAACCGTCCCGGGGCCGGCGGCAACATCGCGGCGGAGGTCGTCGCAAGGAGCGCGCCCGATGGGCTCACGCTCCTCGTCGGCACCAACGGCCCGCTCGTCGTGAGCCCGGCGCTCTACAAGGACCTTCCCTACGATCCGCTGCGCGACCTGGCACCCATCACGCTGGTCGGCACCTCGCCCAACCTGATCGCGGTGAATGCGTCGCTCCGCATCGCGACGTTGAAGGAGCTTGTGTCGCGCGCGAAGGCCGAGCCGGGCAAGCTCAACTTCGCCTCCGTCGGGAAGGGAAGCATCTCGCAGCTCTCGATGGAGCTGCTGAATGGCGCGGCCGGCATTCGCACGGTCCACATCCCGTACAACGGTGGCGCGCCTGCGGTGATGGCGCTCGTGGCCGGCGACGTGCAACTGCTGTCGCTCAACCCGACGGCGCTGATTCCGCAGGTCGAAGCCGGCAAGGTGAGGGTCCTCGCGCAAACTTCGGCGAAGCGCTCGCCGCTGATCGCGAACGTGCCGACGGTCGCGGAGTCGGGCTATCCCGGCTTCGAGGCCGACGTGTGGATCGCCGTGATGGCGCCCGCGAAGACGCCGCCCGAAGCCCTCGCACGCCTGAACGCCGAACTCGTGCGCATCATCCGGAGCCCCGAGCTGAAGGCGAGCCTGTGGGATCGCCAATGGATCGATCCGGTGGGCTCCACGCCCGAGGCGCTCGCGGAGCGCTTGCGGACCGAGCGCGAGCGCTGGGCGCGCGCCGCGAGCGCCCTGAACCTCACGCTCGACTAGCGCGGCGATGATCGCCTTCCTGTCGGGCCTCTTCGTCCTGATCTGGGCGACCGGGTTCATCGTCGCCGGCATCGTCGCGGGACGCGCCGATCCGATCACGTTCCTGGCGCTGCGCTTCGCCTGCAGCATCGCGGTGTTCGCCGCGCTTTCCTTCGGCGCCCGCGCCGCATGGCCGCGCGATCCCCGGAAATGGCGCGACGCGATCATCGCGGGGATGTTGCTGCACGGGTTCTACACGGGCGGCGTGTTCTGGGCCGTGTCGCAGGGGCTCGGCCCGGGGCTCACGGGACTCGTCACGGCGCTGCACCCGTTCTTCACCGCGATGCTCGCGATCCCGCTGCTGCACGAGCGCCTGTTGCCGCGCCAGTGGGTGGGCATCGCGATCGGCGTGGTTGGCGTGGCGCTCATCCTCGAGCCGCGGCTCGCGGCCGGCGCGGGCGTCCCGATCCTGGCCCTCCTCGCCGCGGTGCTCGCCACGTTGTCGTTCACGCTGGGCACGATCTGGCAGAAGCGCACGAAGCCGGACATGGATCTCCGCGTGAACGCCGCGATCCAGTTCGTCGGCGCGACCGTGCTCACCGCGCCCTTCGCGTACGCGCTCGAGTCCAACCACTTCGACGGCAGTCCCGCGCTCTACGGCGCGCTGGCCTGGGCGGTGCTCGGCCTCTCCGTCGGCGGGATCTCGATCCTGCTGGTGTTGCTCAAGCGCGGCGCCGCGTCGAAGGTCGCGCCGTTGCTTTACCTGGCGCCGGCGGTGTCGGCGTTCATGGCGCTCGCGCTGTTCGGCGAGGCACTGGCGCCGGTCCAGATCGCTGGCATGATGCTCGCGGTGATCGGCGCGTTCGCGGCGCGCAGCTAGCCCCACCCAACCGGAACTCCATGCGCATGAACCCACGCATCCTTGCCACCCTCGCCCTGCCCCTGTTCCTCGTCCTCGGCACGAACGCATCGAGCATGCCCACGCAAGAGAACGCGAACCGCCTGCGCGCGCTCGCGAGCGAGCACTCTCCGCAGATCGGCCCGGCCGACGCCAAGGTGCACATCGTCGAGTTCCTCGACCCGGCGTGCGAAGCCTGTGCGGCTTTCTATCCCGGGCTGAAGAAGCTCATGGCCGCGCATCCCGGTCGTGTGCGCCTTTCGGTGCGCCACGTTCCCTTCCACCGCGGCGCGGAGCCGGTCGCGCGCATGCTCGAGGCCGCCCGCGCGCAGGACAAGTACGTTCCCGCGCTGGAAGCGCTGCTCGCGTCGCAGGACCGCTGGACACGCGGTCACGTCGCAAACGCGGACCAGGCCCTCGGAATCCTCAAAGGCGTCGGACTGGATGTCGATCGCCTGAAGCGCGACATGGGTGCGCCGGAGATCACGCGGCGCCTGGCACTGGACATGGAGGCCGCCAAGACGGTCAAAGTGTCGGGCACGCCGGAGTTCTTCGTGAACGGCCGTTCGCTTGCCCAGCCCGGACCCAAGGGACTGGAGGCGTTGATCCGCGAAGAGGTCGCCCTCCAATACCCCCGCCCGTAGCGCGGCTTCAGAGCGGCAGTACGAGGGCCGGATCGGGCCGCGCCGCGAAGGCGAGGAACGCCTCCGCCAGTCGATCGCTCTCGCTGATCGCGAATCGCCAGTACTTGAGGCGCGCGTCGTAGTCGTGCAGGTAGCGCTTGAAATCGTTGCGGTCGGGCAGCTTGCCGTGCGGCATCTTCGCGAGGTATTCGCGGGACGGCGCCACGAGCACCACGTTGTCCAGCCACTCGCCCCGCGCGCGCCGCCAGGGCATTGGCTTGTCGAGCCAGCCGGGCACGATGCGGTCGGTGAAGTGCGGGTAGAGCACGAGGCCCTCGGCGTGCTGGTAGGGCAGGTGCAAGTGATAGTCGATGATGCCGCCGTCCCAGTACGTGCCCAGGGGCGCATCGGGAATGTCCGCCACGCCCTCGAGCACGATCGGGATCGAAGCGGTGGCGACCAGCGCCTCATTGAGATTTCTCACGTCGAGCGCCACCGCGTGCGTATGGAACGCATCGAAGCGATCGACCGCCATGAAGGGCGGACGCTCGCGGCGATCGTGGAACACGGTCCGCTCGATGAACCGCGCGAGATGGCGGCGTCCCACGGCGTTGGCGAGCGCAGCCAGGCCAAAGCCCATGGGCGTGCCGTAGCGCGAATCCCGCTTCAAGGGGCCGAGGCCGCGCACGGCCAGGATGTGCAGCCGGTAGTTCGCATGGCCGAGGATCTCCGCCTCGCGCCCCGCGAAGAGATCCTTCAACAGGGCGCGGGCCGAGTCGGACACGCTGCGTGCGCTGGGCTTCGCGCCATAGCGCTGCTCGGAGTAGCCCTTGGCGAAGCGTGCGAGGACCTCCGCCGGATCGCTGCAGCAAGCGGCGGCAAAGCGCCATGCTCCGATGGACGAGCCCACGAGGTGGCGCACGCGCGGCTTGG includes the following:
- a CDS encoding patatin-like phospholipase family protein, translating into MNPLTIRAGRKALDRIRTHGLDAADIALVPGAAGGPKGLGIAGLDRAIFGDWLPAKPRVRHLVGSSIGAWRFAAACCSDPAEVLARFAKGYSEQRYGAKPSARSVSDSARALLKDLFAGREAEILGHANYRLHILAVRGLGPLKRDSRYGTPMGFGLAALANAVGRRHLARFIERTVFHDRRERPPFMAVDRFDAFHTHAVALDVRNLNEALVATASIPIVLEGVADIPDAPLGTYWDGGIIDYHLHLPYQHAEGLVLYPHFTDRIVPGWLDKPMPWRRARGEWLDNVVLVAPSREYLAKMPHGKLPDRNDFKRYLHDYDARLKYWRFAISESDRLAEAFLAFAARPDPALVLPL
- a CDS encoding DMT family transporter produces the protein MIAFLSGLFVLIWATGFIVAGIVAGRADPITFLALRFACSIAVFAALSFGARAAWPRDPRKWRDAIIAGMLLHGFYTGGVFWAVSQGLGPGLTGLVTALHPFFTAMLAIPLLHERLLPRQWVGIAIGVVGVALILEPRLAAGAGVPILALLAAVLATLSFTLGTIWQKRTKPDMDLRVNAAIQFVGATVLTAPFAYALESNHFDGSPALYGALAWAVLGLSVGGISILLVLLKRGAASKVAPLLYLAPAVSAFMALALFGEALAPVQIAGMMLAVIGAFAARS
- a CDS encoding Bug family tripartite tricarboxylate transporter substrate binding protein, with product MRRLLFLFVLALAGHAFADWTPTRPVKLVVPFAAGGQPDVVARTLAEPLSKALGQPVVVENRPGAGGNIAAEVVARSAPDGLTLLVGTNGPLVVSPALYKDLPYDPLRDLAPITLVGTSPNLIAVNASLRIATLKELVSRAKAEPGKLNFASVGKGSISQLSMELLNGAAGIRTVHIPYNGGAPAVMALVAGDVQLLSLNPTALIPQVEAGKVRVLAQTSAKRSPLIANVPTVAESGYPGFEADVWIAVMAPAKTPPEALARLNAELVRIIRSPELKASLWDRQWIDPVGSTPEALAERLRTERERWARAASALNLTLD
- a CDS encoding DsbA family protein; the protein is MNPRILATLALPLFLVLGTNASSMPTQENANRLRALASEHSPQIGPADAKVHIVEFLDPACEACAAFYPGLKKLMAAHPGRVRLSVRHVPFHRGAEPVARMLEAARAQDKYVPALEALLASQDRWTRGHVANADQALGILKGVGLDVDRLKRDMGAPEITRRLALDMEAAKTVKVSGTPEFFVNGRSLAQPGPKGLEALIREEVALQYPRP
- the metH gene encoding methionine synthase translates to MDQTISPRPARLQALTDALAQRILVLDGAMGTMIQRHSLTEEQYRGERFKAHAKDLRGNNDLLTLTQPGVIREIHEQYLEAGADILETNTFNSTSISQADYGLESIVRDLNLEGARLARSVADGFTAKTPKKPRFVAGVLGPMNRTLSLSPDVNDPGYRAVTFDQVKDAYREATIALVEGGVDLILVETIFDTLNCKAALFAVDEYFAETGTRLPIMISGTITDASGRTLSGQTPEAFWNSVRHAKPLSVGFNCALGAKQLRPHIEELARIADVFVSAHPNAGLPNAMAEYDELPTETAGYIKEWAQAGWLNITGGCCGTTPDHIKAIVETVSAFPPRVIPKIEPKLRLAGLEPLNVGHDSLFVNVGERTNVTGSKAFARLILAGDYAEALTVARQQVENGAQVIDVNMDEAMLDSQAAMAKFLNLVQAEPDICRVPVMIDSSKWSVIEAGLKCVQGKCIVNSISMKEGEAEFIKHATLARRYGAAVIVMAFDEKGQADTLERKISICQRSYKLLTEQVGIPPEDIIFDANIFAIATGIEEHNRYAIDYLEALAWIHRHLPHASTSGGVSNLSFSFRGNEPVREAMHTAFLYHAAKAGMTMGIVNAGQLGVYAEIPKDLLEHVEDVLFDRRKDSTERLVEFAETFKGQKKDAAQELEWRSAPVKERLVHSLVKGITQYIVEDTEEARQQFERPIQVIEGPLMDGMNVVGDLFGSGKMFLPQVVKSARVMKQAVAHLVPFIEEEKKRLGTADAKAKGKVVMATVKGDVHDIGKNIVGVVLQCNNYEVVDLGVMVPAQKILDTAIETNADMIGLSGLITPSLEEMAHFAKEMERLGFKMPLLIGGATTSRTHTAVKIEPHYSGPTVWVPDASRAVGVASSLLSTEGGRDGYVQSVRDDYVKVREAHANKTGQKSVAIAAARANAIKIDWAAHMPPKPRSLGVMALKNYPLEKLVPFIDWAPFFQAWDLAGKYPAILKDEVVGEAASNLHRDGLAMLDRVVKGRWLTASGVFGLWPANAVGDDIEVYTDETRSHTLMTWHNLRQQNEKPSGNPNQCLADFVAPKDSGVADYVGGFAVTAGIGIDAKVKEFEKKNDDYSAIMLKAIADRLAEAFAEHLHHLVRTTFWGYAEGENLPNEDLVAEKYAGIRPAPGYPACPDHTEKGELFRVLSAEKNAGMELTDAYAMLPTAAVAGFYLSHPESRYFAVGKIERDQVADYAHRKGMDLSAMERWLAPNLNY